In the genome of Tripterygium wilfordii isolate XIE 37 chromosome 19, ASM1340144v1, whole genome shotgun sequence, one region contains:
- the LOC119985675 gene encoding ATP-dependent zinc metalloprotease FTSH 11, chloroplastic/mitochondrial-like gives MTSTVQAFLLCKPSLSLSSPPPTKSHRLFALSSHRRHRHRSAAPRSFNKSSLFTHLISRLCPHHKSILCTLQPDNASLSPELTDFSVDNSNSVLSESKSDGVDVDSGGSLGFEALELEKSVVGEVNRENVVEGAGRERNLAEKEGMNGKFPVVVFLMGLWAMVKRGVEKALAWDWLSWFPFWRQEKRLERLMEEANANPKDPAKQSALLAELNKHSPESVIKRFEQRDHAVDSRGVAEYLRALVITNAIADYLPDEQSGKPSSLPALLQELKQRALGNTDVPFTNPGISEKQPLHVVMVDPKVSNKSRFAQELISTILFTVAVGLVWFMGAAALQKYIGSLGGIGTSGVGSSSSYNPKELNKEVMPEKNVKTFKDVKGCDDAKQELEEVVEYLKNPSKFTRLGGKLPKGILLTGAPGTGKTLLAKAIAGEAGVPFFYRAGSEFEEMFVGVGARRVRSLFQAAKKKAPCIIFIDEVDAVGSTRKQWEGHTKKTLHQLLVEMDGFEQNEGIILMAATNFPDILDPALTRPGRFDRHIVVPSPDVKGRQEILELYLQDKPLADDIDVKAIARGTPGFNGADLANLVNIAAIKAAVEGAEKLAADQLEFAKDRIVMGTERKTMFVSEESKKLTAYHESGHAIVAYNTEGAHPIHKATIMPRGSALGMVTQLPSSDETSISRKQLLARLDVCMGGRVAEEIIFGQDHITTGASSDLQTATELAQYMVSSCGMSEAIGPIHIKERPSSEMQSRIDAEVVKLLREAYDRVKAVLKKQEKALHALANALMEYETLNAEEIKRILLPYREGRLIEQQDEQEEEGDLVFA, from the exons ATGACTAGTACTGTACAAGCTTTTCTTCTCTGCAAACCTTCACTCTCTCTCAGTTCTCCTCCTCCAACGAAATCTCACCGACTGTTCGCTCTCTCCTCTCATCGGCGGCACCGCCACCGTTCTGCCGCCCCTCGCTCCTTCAACAAGTCGTCTCTGTTTACTCATCTGATTTCACGATTATGTCCCCACCATAAGTCGATCCTTTGCACATTGCAACCGGATAACGCAAGTTTGAGTCCGGAATTGACTGATTTTTCGGTGGATAATTCTAATTCAGTTCTTTCAGAATCTAAATCTGACGGAGTGGATGTTGACAGTGGTGGCAGTTTGGGCTTCGAGGCGTTGGAGTTGGAAAAAAGTGTGGTTGGTGAAGTTAACAGAGAGAATGTGGTGGAGGGCGCGGGGAGGGAGAGGAATTTGGCGGAGAAGGAAGGGATGAATGGTAAATTCCCGGTAGTGGTGTTTCTGATGGGACTTTGGGCCATGGTGAAGAGAGGAGTGGAGAAGGCTTTGGCGTGGGATTGGTTGAGTTGGTTCCCCTTTTGGCGTCAGGAGAAGCGTCTGGAGCGGCTTATGGAGGAGGCTAATGCCAATCCGAAGGATCCTGCCAAGCAGAGTGCTCTCTTAGCCGAGCTCAACAAACACAG tCCTGAATCTGTAATCAAGCGTTTTGAACAAAGGGACCATGCTGTAGATAGTAGAGGAGTTGCAGAATATCTTCGAGCTCTTGTGATCACAAATGCTATCGCTGACTACCTTCCAGATGAGCAGTCTGGAAAGCCTTCGAGTCTTCCAGCTTTG TTGCAAGAACTGAAGCAACGTGCATTAGGGAATACAGATGTGCCCTTTACGAACCCTGGCATATCAGAAAAGCAGCCACTGCATGTGGTAATG GTTGACCCTAAAGtatcaaacaaatcaagattcGCGCAGGAGCTTATCTCAACTATCTTGTTCACTGTTGCTGTTGGATTAGTATG GTTTATGGGTGCTGCTGCACTACAGAAGTATATAGGGAGCTTGGGTGGAATTGGAACTTCGGGCGTTGGCTCAAGTTCTTCCTATAATCCAAAGGAATTAAATAAGGAAGTAATGCCGGAAAAG AATGTTAAAACATTCAAGGATGTAAAAGGTTGTGATGATGCTAAACAAGAGCTTGAGGAAGTGGTGGAATACCTAAAAAATCCATCAAAGTTTACTCGACTTGGAGGAAAGTTGCCCAAG GGAATCCTTTTGACAGGAGCGCCTGGAACAGGAAAAACACTGCTTGCGAAG GCTATTGCTGGTGAAGCCGGAGTTCCTTTCTTCTATAGAGCAGGATCAGAATTTGAGGAGAT GTTTGTTGGAGTCGGTGCACGGCGTGTAAGATCCTTATTTCAAGCTGCCAAAAAGAAG GCTCCTTGCATCATTTTCATTGATGAAGTAGATGCTGTTGGATCGACGCGAAAACAATGGGAAGGGCATACGAAGAAAACATTGCATCAGCTGCTTGTCGAAATGGATGGGTTTGAACAGAATGAG GGGATAATACTGATGGCTGCTACAAACTTTCCTGATATTCTTGATCCAGCTTTGACAAGGCCCGGTAGATTTGATAGACAT ATTGTTGTTCCAAGTCCAGACGTGAAGGGTCGTCAAGAAATTTTAGAGCTTTATCTACAAGATAAACCATTGGCTGATGATATAGATGTTAAAGCTATTGCCCGTGGCACGCCAGGATTCAACGGAGCAG ATCTAGCAAACTTAGTAAACATTGCAGCCATTAAAGCTGCTGTTGAAGGTGCAGAGAAGTTAGCCGCTGATCAGTTGGAGTTTGCAAAAGACAGGATTGTCATGGGCACCGAGCGGAAGACAATGTTTGTATCAGAAGAGTCAAAAAAG CTTACCGCATATCATGAGAGTGGCCATGCAATTGTTGCTTACAACACTGAGGGTGCACATCCCATTCACAAAGCAACAATAATGCCTCGTGGATCTGCTTTAGGAATGGTGACACAGCTCCCTTCAAGTGATGAGACATCTATCAGCAGAAAACAATTATTAGCCCGTCTTGATGTTTGTATGGGAGGTAGAGTTGCGGAAGAGATCATCTTTGGTCAGGATCATATCACAACAGGAGCGAGTAGTGATCTTCAAACAGCCACAGAGCTTGCCCAATATATG GTATCAAGTTGTGGGATGAGTGAGGCAATTGGCCCCATTCATATCAAGGAAAGACCGAGTTCAGAAATGCAATCGCGCATTGATGCTGAA GTGGTGAAACTCTTAAGGGAAGCATACGATCGGGTGAAAGCAGTATTAAAAAAG CAAGAAAAAGCCTTACATGCACTAGCAAATGCACTTATGGAGTACGAGACTCTAAATGCAGAAGAAATAAAGCGTATTCTTTTGCCTTATCGGGAAGGACGGCTAATTGAACAACAAGATGAACAAGAAGAGGAAGGGGATCTTGTGTTTGCTTAA
- the LOC119985603 gene encoding probable trehalose-phosphate phosphatase C, which produces MGLQTPPCNKHKVQPILKANNDTDEKDIGDQEQLVNPRSPPHSKISSDETYEAWMVEHPSALGSFDGMMKAAKGKKLVIFLDYDGTLSPIVNDPDSAFMSDEMRAAVHEVGKYFPTAIISGRSIDKVKKFVQLSNVYYAGSHGMDIMAPPRPVKANDGKHHNVNTDKKGNEVLFQPAKKFLPAIQKIFTELEKETRKIPGARVEDNKFCVSVHFRQVEEQDFKILEEKVKLILENYPEFRLSWGRKVMEVKPVIEWDKGDALEYFLETLGLNNTSDVLPMYIGDDKTDEDAFKVIRRIGQGYPIVVSSIPKETEASYSLHDPSEVLTFLLRLARWRKSSLSSRSVSQIWHTDHATL; this is translated from the exons ATGGGACTTCAAACTCCACCTTGCAACAAGCACAAGGTGCAGCCCATCCTCAAAGCTAATAATGATACTGATGAGAAGGATATTGGTGATCAGGAACAGCTTGTAAATCCAAGATCACCACCACATTCAAAAATTTCCTCAGATGAAACTTACGAAGCATGGATG GTTGAACACCCATCTGCACTAGGTTCATTTGATGGCATGATGAAAGCAGCAAAGGGGAAGAAGCTTGTCATTTTTTTAGACTACGATGGCACTCTCTCCCCGATCGTAAATGACCCCGATAGCGCATTCATGTCCGATGAG ATGCGTGCAGCAGTTCATGAAGTAGGAAAGTATTTTCCAACTGCTATTATCAGTGGGAGGAGCATAGACAAG GTGAAAAAATTTGTACAATTGAGTAATGTATACTATGCTGGAAGCCATGGAATGGACATAATGGCACCACCAAGACCTGTGAAGGCCAATGATGGCAAGCACCACAATGTAAACACTGATAAGAAG GGAAATGAAGTGCTTTTTCAACCTGCCAAGAAGTTTTTGCCCGCGATTCAGAAG ATTTTCACAGAATTGGAGAAAGAAACAAGGAAGATACCAGGAGCAAGGGTAGAGGATAACAAATTTTGCGTTTCCGTGCACTTTCGACAGGTCGAAGAACAG GATTTCAAAATACTAGAGGAGAAGGTCAAGTTAATACTTGAAAACTACCCGGAATTCCGCTTGAGTTGGGGCAGAAAG GTTATGGAAGTAAAACCTGTGATAGAATGGGACAAAGGTGATGCCCTGGAATATTTTCTGGAGACTCTAGGGCTTAACAACACCAGCGATGTTCTTCCAATGTACATTGGAGATGACAAAACTGATGAAGATGCTTTCAAG GTCATCCGGCGTATCGGCCAAGGGTACCCAATTGTTGTATCCTCCATTCCAAAGGAGACTGAAGCTTCATACTCTCTGCATGATCCATCAGAGGTCTTAACTTTCCTGTTACGTTTGGCAAGGTGGAGAAAATCCTCTCTCTCTAGTCGATCGGTTTCTCAAATATGGCACACCGATCACGCAACCTTGTGA
- the LOC119985809 gene encoding uncharacterized protein LOC119985809 — MECNKDEALRAKDIAERKFMEKDFSGAKKFALKAQNLYSGLEGLSHMLTILDVHISAEKRICGEVDWYAILGVTPWADDETIRKQYRKLALLLHPDKNKSVGADGAFKLVSEAWSLLSDGTKRAAYNLKLTPKVFQTTVPTQSGVPSAPPRANGFHKFTKGTSRRKTHNNNIQAGPTTAPAPRKRTDTFWTMCNRCRTQYEYLRVYLNHTLLCPSCNKAFFATEKDPPPNVNKSANWSPHQQHQNSRHHPTNSNQFNVGRNSDAAQNLGPGEWGLFSRIAGVGGASASPSTTAQAASVVQQAHEKLKHDGAWAAAESESCHVLKRMADSVVSTEGPSKNRRGDNYGGDMRNQTVMGFGMGPAVESRMGSFGAQSAQSFFGIGNKHNSERELSLVDQRKILVGKALNAIHRKVGGWNLETEIKAVEKAKEKNTKKQKGVLNGDVHDVSQSRVANYGYQKSLHGFSAQDSEEEAHISIVVPDPDFHNFDSDRTESSFGEDQIWAAYDDNDGMPRYYVRIRKVISLKPFRMQISFLNSKSNSEFGPLEWVVSGFPKTCGVFRMGKIEISETLNSFSHKVSWKKGTRGTIDIYPTKGDIWALYRNWSPDWNEHTPDEVVHKYDMVEVLDEYDEEEGVSVAPLVKVPDFKTVFQKHMDPKEVRRIPKQEMFRFSHQVPSYLLTGKEANNAPKGYWELDPAATPLELLQVITDTSEAPLGETEKVVSDNGTA, encoded by the coding sequence GGAAGTTGATTGGTACGCCATACTTGGAGTGACTCCCTGGGCCGATGATGAGACAATCAGGAAGCAATACCGAAAACTAGCTCTCCTGCTTCACCCTGATAAGAACAAGTCTGTAGGTGCGGATGGGGCATTTAAATTAGTTTCAGAGGCGTGGAGTCTGTTATCAGATGGGACTAAGAGAGCGGCATACAACCTGAAGCTTACTCCAAAAGTATTTCAAACTACTGTTCCTACCCAGAGTGGGGTTCCATCAGCACCACCGAGAGCAAATGGTTTCCATAAGTTTACCAAGGGGACTTCACGAAGAAAGACTCATAACAACAACATCCAGGCAGGTCCCACCACAGCCCCGGCTCCTCGTAAAAGAACTGATACTTTTTGGACCATGTGTAACCGGTGCAGGACACAGTATGAGTATCTCAGGGTTTATTTAAATCACACTCTTTTATGCCCTAGCTGTAATAAAGCATTTTTTGCTACAGAGAAGGATCCGCCTCCAAATGTTAACAAGTCAGCAAATTGGTCTCCCCACCAGCAGCATCAGAATTCACGCCACCATCCAACGAACAGTAACCAATTTAATGTAGGAAGAAACTCTGATGCTGCTCAAAATTTGGGACCTGGGGAGTGGGGTCTTTTCTCCCGAATCGCAGGTGTTGGTGGTGCTAGTGCTTCCCCTTCGACTACTGCTCAAGCTGCGAGTGTAGTTCAACAGGCGCATGAGAAACTGAAGCATGACGGGGCATGGGCAGCTGCAGAATCAGAGAGTTGTCATGTCTTGAAGAGGATGGCTGATTCTGTTGTTAGTACAGAGGGACCCTCGAAAAATAGGAGAGGAGATAATTATGGTGGTGACATGAGGAATCAAACTGTAATGGGATTTGGCATGGGACCTGCAGTTGAATCTAGGATGGGTAGTTTTGGAGCACAAAGCGCTCAATCTTTTTTTGGGATTGGTAATAAGCACAATAGTGAGAGGGAGTTATCGTTAGTTGATCAACGAAAGATCCTGGTGGGGAAGGCCCTGAATGCTATTCATCGAAAAGTTGGAGGATGGAATTTAGAAACTGAAATCAAGGCCGTTGAGAAGGCAAAAGAGAAAAACACTAAGAAACAGAAAGGTGTATTAAATGGTGATGTCCATGATGTCAGTCAGTCTAGGGTCGCCAATTATGGATACCAGAAGTCTTTACATGGCTTTTCTGCTCAAGATTCCGAAGAAGAGGCACATATCTCAATAGTTGTACCAGATCCTGATTTTCACAATTTTGATTCGGATAGAACTGAAAGTTCATTTGGTGAGGATCAGATCTGGGCTGCGTATGATGACAATGATGGGATGCCTCGTTACTATGTTAGAATTCGCAAGGTTATCTCCTTGAAGCCATTTAGGATGCAGATCAGTTTCCTAAATTCCAAAAGCAACAGTGAATTTGGCCCACTAGAGTGGGTAGTTTCTGGTTTCCCCAAAACATGTGGGGTTTTCAGGATGGGCAAAATTGAAATTAGTGAAACGCTGAACTCTTTCTCGCACAAGGTATCGTGGAAAAAGGGCACACGCGGAACCATTGACATCTACCCCACGAAGGGGGATATTTGGGCTTTGTATAGAAACTGGTCTCCCGACTGGAATGAGCATACTCCTGATGAAGTGGTACATAAGTATGATATGGTGGAAGTTCTCGATGAGTATGACGAGGAAGAAGGCGTTTCTGTGGCTCCTCTTGTTAAGGTCCCTGATTTCAAGACAGTTTTCCAGAAGCATATGGACCCCAAGGAAGTTAGGCGGATTCCAAAACAGGAGATGTTTCGCTTCTCTCATCAGGTACCCAGTTACTTGCTtacaggtaaagaagctaataatGCACCAAAGGGTTATTGGGAGTTAGACCCAGCAGCTACCCCTTTGGAACTTCTTCAGGTAATTACGGACACCAGTGAGGCACCACTTGGGGAGACTGAGAAAGTGGTGAGTGACAATGGGACTGCCTGA